A part of Thermogemmatispora onikobensis genomic DNA contains:
- a CDS encoding C40 family peptidase gives MTTKLVVAVPVADVRREPDAASELVTQALLNREVVVDGEQGEWLHGQLSDYSGWLHEANLEEPIVTGFCRVGEGCGTALPLVAVVQRPRAQLFAAAEGPETLEPIYLSTLLPVTDLRFASRVEVALPGERRGWLEREAVAVQLAHEAFPRRPMTVALGYARELLGTPYLWGGTTCEGIDCSGLVQLCYRMAGYVLPRDADQQYAFLRRSVPLTELRAGDLLFFGRERITHVALALDERRFVHAEGVEYHRVVINSLEPGDEDYNERLASCVWGVKRVVTEDEQTEGRQPRLE, from the coding sequence ATGACGACGAAGCTGGTGGTGGCGGTACCGGTGGCGGATGTGCGACGCGAGCCGGATGCGGCTTCAGAGCTGGTGACACAGGCGCTGCTGAACCGCGAGGTGGTAGTTGATGGGGAGCAGGGCGAGTGGCTACATGGGCAGCTTTCGGATTACAGTGGCTGGCTGCACGAGGCCAATCTGGAGGAGCCGATTGTGACGGGCTTCTGCCGAGTTGGGGAGGGCTGTGGAACGGCCCTGCCGCTGGTGGCAGTGGTGCAGAGGCCACGGGCACAGCTCTTTGCAGCGGCGGAGGGTCCTGAGACGCTGGAACCGATCTATCTGTCGACGCTCTTGCCGGTGACCGATCTGCGTTTTGCCTCTCGGGTGGAGGTGGCTCTGCCGGGCGAGCGCCGTGGCTGGTTAGAGCGCGAGGCGGTGGCAGTACAACTGGCCCACGAGGCTTTTCCGCGCCGCCCCATGACGGTGGCTTTGGGGTATGCCCGCGAGCTGCTGGGCACGCCCTACCTATGGGGCGGGACAACCTGCGAGGGAATCGATTGTAGCGGCCTGGTGCAGCTGTGTTATCGGATGGCGGGCTACGTGTTGCCGCGCGATGCGGATCAGCAGTATGCTTTTCTGAGGCGCTCGGTGCCGCTGACGGAGCTGCGCGCCGGCGACTTGCTCTTTTTTGGACGCGAGCGGATTACGCATGTGGCGCTGGCTCTGGATGAGCGGCGCTTTGTGCATGCGGAGGGGGTGGAGTATCATCGCGTGGTGATCAATAGTCTGGAGCCGGGCGACGAGGACTATAACGAGCGGCTGGCGAGTTGCGTGTGGGGGGTGAAGCGTGTGGTGACGGAGGATGAGCAGACGGAAGGCCGCCAGCCCAGGCTTGAGTGA